Proteins from a single region of Thermus filiformis:
- a CDS encoding serine hydrolase domain-containing protein, with amino-acid sequence MAEVRIGRRAFVLGGLGWLVGCNVARNQTGGESFLEAVRRRFRVPALAAGCLLNDSLVFAEAVGTVNANSTEPVSIDDPFHLGSCTKAMAATISAMLVERGKLSWDTTVAEAFPDLADRIHPGFRPVTLLQLLSHRGGLDDRKPDNKIFPRLRGLQGPITEQRRTLVELALSREPAYPPGEQMAYSNFGYAIAGAMAESATGKPWEELAQELLFQPLGMTTAGFGAPERVWGHRGGWLKPCRPVPPGPGADNPPVLSPAGRVHSAMKDWLKFASLHLRGSRGDTEVLSRSSFEFLHRDHYRQGYALGWGVVERRWAGGVALTHAGSNTLWYSVIWLAPNRNAAFVAATNCGTDKAFRACDAAIGEMIQRFLL; translated from the coding sequence ATGGCTGAGGTACGGATCGGGAGGCGGGCTTTTGTACTCGGGGGCCTCGGGTGGCTGGTGGGGTGCAACGTGGCGAGGAACCAGACCGGGGGAGAAAGCTTTCTGGAAGCTGTGCGGCGGAGGTTTAGGGTCCCGGCCCTGGCGGCGGGTTGCCTTCTGAACGATTCCCTGGTGTTCGCGGAAGCGGTGGGCACGGTGAATGCGAACAGCACAGAGCCCGTTTCCATCGACGACCCCTTTCACCTCGGCTCGTGCACCAAGGCCATGGCGGCCACCATCTCGGCCATGCTCGTCGAGCGGGGAAAGCTGTCCTGGGACACCACGGTGGCGGAGGCCTTCCCCGACCTGGCCGACCGGATACACCCCGGCTTCCGCCCGGTCACCCTTCTCCAGCTCCTCTCGCACCGTGGAGGATTGGACGACAGAAAGCCGGACAACAAAATCTTTCCCAGGCTGAGAGGGCTCCAGGGCCCCATCACCGAACAGCGGAGGACCCTGGTCGAGCTCGCCCTTTCCAGGGAACCCGCCTACCCACCCGGCGAACAGATGGCCTACAGCAACTTCGGCTATGCGATTGCCGGGGCCATGGCCGAGTCGGCCACCGGCAAGCCTTGGGAGGAGTTGGCGCAGGAGCTCCTGTTCCAACCCTTGGGGATGACGACCGCCGGATTCGGGGCGCCCGAGCGGGTCTGGGGGCATCGGGGCGGATGGCTGAAGCCTTGCCGGCCCGTTCCTCCAGGTCCAGGGGCCGACAACCCCCCTGTTCTCTCCCCTGCGGGGCGCGTCCACAGCGCCATGAAGGACTGGTTGAAGTTTGCCTCCCTGCACCTGCGGGGAAGCCGCGGCGACACGGAGGTCCTGTCCCGGAGCAGCTTTGAGTTCCTGCATCGCGACCACTATCGTCAGGGCTACGCCCTGGGATGGGGTGTGGTGGAGCGGAGATGGGCGGGCGGAGTCGCTTTAACCCACGCCGGTAGCAACACCCTGTGGTATTCGGTCATCTGGCTGGCGCCGAACCGCAACGCGGCCTTTGTGGCGGCCACCAACTGCGGTACCGACAAGGCTTTCCGGGCGTGCGATGCCGCCATTGGGGAGATGATCCAGAGGTTTCTCCTGTAA
- a CDS encoding PD-(D/E)XK nuclease family protein, which translates to MAEALAGSPPQLSWQQLGEHRDRHRAFLDNLEMVYKALGYRTRKEVPCRLVVEGKEFSGQADFLIEDGKRVFVVDLKSGHSHSHPSDLLQAALQAVAVGEERPLAGRTLAALLYYSEAGLSYLLPDPASLVHRALEASGRGASFLPPFPNPSLAFPGDPLGLGPAQGQPPRVQDLALSQLESLALGRLCPRRHLLWEALPKEKDPAPSGEKVPKPPSQPDPHWRRVRAYLEERFRGQDPRFRIKVRTSFRLEEGWVVLSAQPSALVREEDRLVLAVYRKGWEEERLRVREDLLLPLAVAETFRWGVEWVELLFLWMGEWGVEVRERVFHLANSQDKERLRQARARTSRLARRFLQAEAVPGPQCGRCAFWEGCPRAPVLALMGRA; encoded by the coding sequence TTGGCCGAGGCCCTGGCGGGCTCCCCGCCCCAGCTCTCCTGGCAGCAGCTGGGCGAGCACAGGGACCGACACCGGGCCTTCCTGGACAATTTGGAGATGGTCTACAAGGCCCTGGGCTACCGGACCCGGAAGGAAGTCCCTTGCCGTTTGGTGGTGGAGGGTAAGGAGTTCTCGGGCCAGGCGGACTTCCTCATTGAGGACGGGAAGAGGGTTTTTGTGGTGGACCTCAAGAGCGGACACTCCCACTCCCACCCCTCCGACTTGCTCCAGGCCGCCCTCCAGGCGGTGGCCGTGGGGGAGGAGAGGCCCCTGGCGGGAAGGACCCTGGCCGCCCTCCTCTACTACTCCGAGGCGGGCCTCTCCTACCTCCTCCCAGACCCCGCCTCCCTGGTCCACCGGGCCCTGGAGGCCTCGGGCCGGGGCGCCTCCTTCCTCCCCCCCTTCCCCAACCCCAGCCTGGCCTTCCCCGGCGACCCCCTCGGTCTGGGCCCCGCCCAGGGCCAGCCCCCCCGGGTCCAGGACCTGGCCCTCTCCCAGCTGGAGAGCCTCGCCCTGGGCCGGCTCTGCCCCCGCCGCCATCTGCTCTGGGAGGCCCTCCCCAAGGAGAAGGACCCAGCCCCCTCGGGGGAGAAGGTCCCCAAGCCGCCCTCCCAGCCCGACCCCCACTGGCGCCGGGTCCGGGCCTACCTGGAGGAGCGCTTCCGGGGCCAGGACCCCCGCTTCCGGATCAAGGTCCGCACCTCCTTCCGCCTGGAGGAGGGGTGGGTGGTCCTCTCCGCCCAGCCCTCCGCCCTCGTCCGGGAGGAAGACCGCCTGGTCCTGGCCGTCTACCGGAAGGGGTGGGAGGAGGAGCGCCTCCGGGTCCGGGAGGACCTCCTCCTCCCCCTGGCAGTGGCGGAGACCTTCCGCTGGGGGGTGGAGTGGGTGGAGCTCCTCTTCCTGTGGATGGGAGAGTGGGGGGTGGAGGTGCGGGAACGCGTTTTCCACCTGGCCAACTCCCAGGACAAAGAACGCCTGCGCCAGGCCCGGGCCCGGACCTCCCGCCTCGCCCGGCGCTTCCTCCAGGCCGAGGCCGTCCCGGGCCCCCAGTGCGGGCGCTGCGCCTTCTGGGAGGGCTGCCCCAGGGCCCCGGTCCTTGCCCTCATGGGGAGGGCGTAG
- a CDS encoding heavy metal-binding domain-containing protein: protein MILTTTSHVDGYEVEEYLGVVFGEAILGANIFRDLFASIRDIVGGRSGAYEAELKRAREIALQELAERARALGANAVIGIDVDYEVLGQGNSMLMVTASGTAVRLR, encoded by the coding sequence ATGATCCTGACCACCACGAGTCATGTGGACGGCTACGAGGTAGAGGAGTACCTGGGCGTGGTCTTTGGGGAGGCCATCCTGGGGGCCAACATCTTCCGGGACCTCTTCGCCTCCATCCGCGACATCGTCGGGGGCCGGAGCGGGGCCTATGAGGCCGAGCTGAAGCGGGCCCGGGAGATCGCCCTCCAGGAGCTGGCCGAAAGGGCCCGGGCCCTGGGGGCAAACGCGGTGATCGGGATTGACGTGGACTACGAGGTCTTGGGCCAGGGCAACTCCATGCTCATGGTGACGGCCAGCGGGACGGCGGTGCGGTTGCGCTGA
- a CDS encoding CAP domain-containing protein has product MRSKAFLLLFALLAAACDRLQLPGSSPVALSLSEKEIHRALPGESLTLTVQLKEAQTEPVTVRLQLADPCAKGTANCPGWDSSRYPYVDHSGGPYTLSQAGESGTFTFSVSPDAIPQGPYKYEVVVERGDKTWVHPFYLRIPLGERSAIEALNMWRSLADLPPVREDPEWAFKAWLHGRYRVYNYPNVPPHDEYLDQPFATPEGREAGQRGNEYIFIQKSNGQPVFKNDEEPISWWIAAPFHRFPLIYSALQMASAGTYREVKDYMSYPGYGWSSSTLPAIYSQDSPSHEILFPPPAKTIPLNRFMYGENPSPISVCMNPDQAQKRPFLTQEGLVWGKYDYGYPPYVPSSSPLGFPITVATYVRGDTEVLEARLVRLSDGAVNPICAYGSLQYWEEREFWRDRAINGLRAYGALVVIPHEVLTPGEEYEVYIRATIAGQSREWTWRFRVAPQDQLVPLRLAPARWEGWEEGP; this is encoded by the coding sequence ATGCGGTCCAAGGCGTTTTTGCTCCTCTTTGCCCTGCTGGCGGCCGCCTGCGACCGGCTCCAGCTCCCGGGCTCCTCTCCCGTGGCCCTCTCCCTCTCGGAGAAGGAGATCCACCGGGCCCTTCCCGGGGAGAGCCTGACCCTCACCGTCCAGCTCAAGGAGGCCCAGACCGAACCCGTCACCGTGCGCCTACAGCTGGCCGACCCCTGCGCCAAGGGCACGGCCAACTGCCCCGGGTGGGACTCGAGCCGTTACCCCTACGTGGACCACTCCGGTGGGCCCTACACCCTCTCCCAGGCGGGGGAGAGCGGCACCTTCACCTTCAGCGTGAGCCCAGATGCCATCCCTCAAGGTCCCTACAAGTACGAGGTGGTGGTGGAGCGGGGGGACAAGACCTGGGTACACCCCTTCTACCTACGAATCCCCCTTGGGGAAAGGAGCGCCATAGAAGCCCTCAACATGTGGCGCTCCCTGGCGGACCTGCCCCCGGTGCGGGAGGACCCCGAGTGGGCCTTCAAGGCTTGGCTCCATGGGCGGTACAGGGTGTACAACTACCCGAACGTCCCTCCGCACGACGAGTACCTGGACCAGCCCTTCGCCACACCGGAGGGGAGGGAGGCTGGGCAGAGGGGAAATGAGTATATCTTCATCCAAAAAAGCAACGGGCAACCTGTGTTTAAAAACGATGAAGAGCCCATATCCTGGTGGATCGCTGCTCCCTTCCATCGGTTTCCTCTGATTTACTCCGCTCTTCAGATGGCCTCGGCGGGTACGTACCGTGAGGTCAAGGACTACATGAGCTACCCAGGCTACGGATGGAGCTCCAGCACCCTACCTGCAATCTACTCCCAAGATTCACCTTCCCACGAGATCCTGTTTCCACCACCTGCAAAGACCATTCCCCTGAACCGTTTTATGTACGGGGAAAACCCCAGCCCCATCTCCGTGTGCATGAACCCGGACCAAGCCCAGAAGCGCCCCTTCCTCACCCAGGAGGGCTTAGTCTGGGGCAAATACGACTATGGCTATCCGCCGTACGTTCCCTCCTCCTCTCCCCTCGGATTCCCCATAACGGTGGCCACCTACGTTCGGGGAGACACCGAGGTCCTGGAAGCTAGGCTGGTGCGCCTCTCCGATGGAGCGGTCAATCCGATCTGCGCCTACGGGAGCCTGCAGTACTGGGAGGAACGGGAGTTCTGGCGGGATCGGGCGATAAACGGCCTTCGTGCCTACGGAGCCCTGGTCGTCATACCCCACGAAGTCCTCACCCCCGGAGAGGAGTACGAGGTCTACATCAGGGCTACGATAGCCGGGCAGAGCCGGGAGTGGACCTGGCGGTTCCGGGTGGCCCCCCAGGACCAGCTGGTCCCCCTCCGGCTCGCCCCCGCCCGGTGGGAAGGGTGGGAGGAGGGGCCGTAG
- a CDS encoding XRE family transcriptional regulator encodes MGAISSEQTLAAKLRQAREEAGLTQERLAQALGVSRELVALWERGDRRPSSYQLARLAAVCGVEESSLLSPGPLRPLEGLGRLIGEEEARELQPEARQELLGFLDFLDAYARFLEEVEGESLPAGGRPPRALEAREGLLTDLRQASSQALRVRAHYDLGQDALPDLYTFLDELGVLVYKAHLPPEADLWGAFYRHPRLGAAVLVNVNATPGRQSFTLAHELAHFLYHGRLPGILCRRQVSQGEPYWEVERFANAWAAHFLVPGKALKEQARRLGALTPEGVVLLAGHFRASYTLLLYRLANEGLLAPEKVREWSRLSPGALARRLGLEAFSWEGGPREQPASPLELGLRRYPPSVLARVRRAVLEGRLSPGEAASLLDVDVPLLREELLAPPEPGDQRELWELEGALDFTSPGRKPRRPSALEA; translated from the coding sequence ATGGGGGCGATTTCTTCCGAACAAACCCTCGCGGCAAAGCTACGGCAGGCCCGGGAGGAGGCAGGCCTGACCCAGGAACGGCTGGCCCAGGCCCTGGGGGTCTCCCGGGAGCTGGTGGCCCTGTGGGAGCGGGGGGACCGGCGGCCCTCTTCCTACCAGCTGGCCCGTCTGGCGGCGGTGTGCGGTGTGGAGGAGTCCTCCCTCCTCTCCCCGGGCCCCTTGAGGCCCCTGGAGGGGCTGGGGCGCCTTATCGGCGAAGAAGAGGCCAGGGAACTCCAGCCTGAGGCCCGCCAGGAGCTCCTGGGCTTCCTGGACTTCCTGGACGCCTACGCCCGCTTCCTGGAGGAGGTGGAGGGGGAGTCCCTCCCCGCGGGGGGAAGGCCGCCCCGGGCCCTGGAGGCGAGGGAGGGCCTGCTCACCGACCTGCGGCAGGCCTCCTCCCAGGCCCTGCGGGTGCGGGCCCACTACGACCTGGGCCAGGACGCCCTCCCCGACCTCTACACCTTCCTGGACGAGCTGGGGGTCCTGGTCTACAAGGCCCACCTACCCCCGGAGGCGGACCTGTGGGGGGCCTTCTACCGCCACCCCCGCCTGGGGGCCGCCGTCCTGGTCAACGTGAACGCCACCCCCGGAAGGCAGAGCTTCACCCTGGCCCACGAGCTGGCCCACTTCCTCTACCACGGCCGGCTTCCGGGGATCCTCTGCCGCCGCCAGGTTTCCCAAGGGGAACCCTACTGGGAGGTGGAGCGCTTCGCCAACGCCTGGGCGGCCCACTTCCTGGTGCCGGGCAAGGCCCTAAAGGAACAGGCCCGCCGCCTGGGGGCCCTGACCCCGGAGGGGGTGGTCCTCCTGGCCGGGCACTTCCGGGCGAGCTACACCCTCCTGCTCTACCGGCTGGCCAACGAGGGCCTCCTCGCCCCGGAGAAGGTGCGGGAGTGGAGCCGCCTTAGCCCGGGTGCCCTGGCCCGCCGGTTGGGCCTCGAGGCCTTCTCCTGGGAGGGCGGCCCGAGGGAACAGCCCGCCTCGCCCCTCGAGCTGGGGCTTCGGCGCTACCCCCCCTCGGTCCTGGCGCGGGTGCGGCGGGCGGTGCTGGAGGGGCGGCTCTCCCCGGGTGAGGCCGCGAGCCTCCTGGACGTGGACGTCCCCCTCCTGCGGGAGGAGCTCCTGGCCCCGCCTGAGCCGGGGGACCAGAGGGAGCTTTGGGAGCTGGAGGGGGCCCTGGACTTCACCTCCCCGGGCCGGAAGCCCAGGCGCCCCTCCGCCCTGGAGGCCTGA